The Ovis canadensis isolate MfBH-ARS-UI-01 breed Bighorn chromosome 13, ARS-UI_OviCan_v2, whole genome shotgun sequence genome includes a region encoding these proteins:
- the FBH1 gene encoding F-box DNA helicase 1 isoform X4 — translation MAKSNSVGQDSPKDSEDEMIFAAGSPCALPPGGDGDTRLHSPGSALPARKRSRSLEDERNPAPGTSPWDGVSKKTPWHHSSPSCARPREASPEAEVGVGQLSVQPGEPSQEVEDIGPDPVPDPHYGLLGTLPCQEPPSHICSLPSEVLRHIFAFLPVEDLYWNLSLVCRLWREVISDPLFIPWKKLYHRYLMNEEQAVNKVDGILSSYGIEKESDLCVLNLIRYTATTKCSPSVDPGQALWSLRDHLLLPEAEACVRQHLPDLCAAPAGINVWALVAAIVLLSSSVSDIQQLLFCLRRPSSTVTVPDATETLYCLAVLLYAMREKGVSISNRIHYNIFYCLYLQENSCAQASGDKEEPSVWSGKKTTIQLTHEQQLILSHKMEPLQVVKIMAFAGTGKTSTLVKYAEKWSQSRFLYVTFNKSIAKQAELVFPSNVICKTFHSMAYGHIGRKYQLKKKLNLFKLTPFMVNSVLTEGKGGFIRAKLVCKTLENFFASADEELTIDHVPIWCKNSQGQRVMVEQSEKLNGVLEASRLWDNMRKLGECKEEAYHMTHDGYLKLWQLSKPLLASFDAIFVDEAQDCTPAIMNIVLSQPCGKIFVGDPHQQIYTFRGAVNALFTVPHTHVFYLTQSFRFGVEIAYVGATILDVCKRVRKKTLVGGNHQSGIRGDSKGQVALLSRTNANVFDEAVRVTEGEVPARIHLIGGIKSFGLDRIIDIWTLLQPEEERKKRNLVIKDKFIRRWARKEGFSGFKRYVTAAEDKELEAKIAVVEKYNIRLPELVARIERCHIEDLDFAESFSEDEWNLLYVAVTRAKKRLIMTRSLENILTLAGEYFLQAELTSNVLKTGVVRCCVGQCSNAIPVDAVLTMRKLPITYSNRKENKGGYLCHSCVEQRIGPLAFLTASPEQVRAMDRTVENVVLPRHEALLFLVF, via the exons ATGGCCAAAAGCAATTCTGTGGGCCAGGACAGCCCTAAGGactcagaggatgaaatgatctTCGCGGCAGGGAGCCCCTGTGCCCTGCCTCCAGGGGGAGACGGAGACACCAGGCTGCACTCGCCAGGCTCCGCTTTGCCTGCAAGGAAGCGGTCTCGGTCCTTAGAGGACGAGAGGAATCCAGCCCCAGGGACCAGTCCGTGGGATGGGGTGTCTAAGAAGACCCCATGGCATCACTCGTCCCCATCCTGCGCACGGCCCAGGGAAGCCAGTCCGGAAGCAGAGGTCGGGGTGGGGCAGCTCAGCGTGCAGCCTGGAGAACCCAGCCAGGAGGTGGAGGACATTGGTCCAGACCCTGTTCCTGACCCTCACTATGGGCTCCTTGGGACCTTGCCCTGCCAGGAGCCCCCGAGCCACATCTGCAGCCTGCCCAGCGAGGTCCTGAGGCACATCTTTGCTTTCCTGCCCGTGGAAGACCTCTACTGGAACCTGAGCTTGGTGTGCCGCCTCTGGAGGGAGGTCATCAGCGATCCGCTG TTCATTCCTTGGAAAAAGCTGTATCACCGATACCTGATGAATGAAGAGCAAGCCGTCAACAAGGTGGATGGCATCCTGTCGAGCTACGGCATAGAGAAGGAGTCGGACCTGTGCGTGCTGAACCTCATCCG CTACACAGCCACCACGAAGTGCTCCCCGAGTGTGGACCCTGGACAGGCATTGTGGAGTCTGAGGGATCACCTCCTCCTCCCCGAGGCAGAGGCCTGCGTGCGCCAACACCTCCCTGACCTCTGTGCTGCCCCTGCC GGCATCAACGTGTGGGCCTTGGTGGCGGCCATCGTGCTCCTGTCCAGCAGCGTCAGCGACATCCAGCAGCTGCTCTTCTGCCTGCGGCGGCCCAGCTCCACTGTGACCGTGCCGGACGCCACCGAGACCCTGTACTGCCTCGCCGTGCTGCTCTATGCCATGCGGGAGAAGGGGGTCAGCATCAGCAACCG GATTCACTACAACATTTTCTATTGCCTGTATCTTCAGGAGAATTCCTGTGCTCAGGCCTCAGGAGACAAAGAGGAACCATCAGTCTGGTCGGG AAAGAAAACAACCATCCAGCTGACACATGAACAACAGCTGATCCTAAGCCATAAGATGGAGCCTCTCCAGGTGGTgaaaataatggcatttgcag GCACTGGGAAGACCTCCACGCTGGTCAAGTATGCTGAGAAGTGGTCTCAGAGCAGGTTTCTATACGTGACCTTCAACAAGAGCATTGCCAAGCAGGCAGAGCTCGTCTTCCCCAGCAACGTCATCTGCAAGACCTTCCACTCCATGGCCTACGGTCACATCGGGCGCAA GTACCAGTTGAAGAAGAAGCTGAATCTCTTCAAGTTAACCCCCTTCATGGTCAACTCCGTCCTCACTGAAGGGAAGGGTGGCTTCATCAGGGCCAAACTTGTGTGCAAGACTCTGGAAAACTTCTTCGCCTCTGCCGATGAGGAGCTGACAATTGACCACGTGCCCATCTGGTGCAAGAACAGCCAGGGGCAACGAGTCATGGTGGAACAGAGCGAGAAGCTG AATGGAGTCCTCGAAGCGAGCCGGCTTTGGGACAACATGCGGAAGTTGGGCGAGTGCAAGGAGGAGGCTTACCATATGACGCACGATG GCTACTTGAAACTCTGGCAGCTCAGCAAGCCCCTGCTGGCCTCTTTTGATGCCATCTTTGTGGACGAGGCCCAGGACTGCACCCCAG CCATCATGAACATCGTTCTGTCTCAGCCCTGTGGGAAGATCTTCGTGGGAGACCCCCACCAGCAGATCTATACCTTCCGTGGCGCCGTCAATGCTCTGTTCACGGTCCCTCACACACACGTCTTCTATCTCACACAG AGTTTCCGGTTTGGTGTGGAGATAGCCTACGTGGGAGCTACCATCTTGGATGTCTGCAAGCGAGTGAGAAAGAAGACATTGGTTGGAGGCAACCATCAGA GTGGCATCCGGGGTGACTCGAAGGGGCAGGTGGCTCTTCTGTCCCGCACCAACGCCAACGTGTTTGACGAGGCCGTCCGGGTCACAGAGGGAGAGGTGCCTGCCCGGATTCACTTGATCGGG GGGATTAAATCGTTTGGATTGGACAGAATCATTGATATTTGGACACTTCTCCAGCCAGAGGAAGAACGGAAGAAAC GAAACCTCGTCATTAAGGACAAGTTCATCAGGAGGTGGGCGCGCAAAGAGGGCTTCAGCGGCTTCAAGCGGTACGTGACCGCGGCTGAGGACAAGGAGCTGGAAGCCAAGATCGCGGTCGTGGAGAAGTACAACATCCGCCTTCCAGAGCTGGTGGCGAGGATAGAGCGGTGCCACATAGAGGACTTGGACTTCGCAG agtCATTTTCTGAGGATGAGTGGAATTTACTGTATGTAGCAGTAACTCGTGCCAAAAAGCGGCTCATCATGACCAGATCTCTGGAGAACATTTTGACTTTGGCTGGG GAATACTTCTTGCAGGCGGAGCTGACGAGTAACGTGCTGAAGACAGGCGTGGTGCGCTGCTGTGTGGGCCAGTGCAGCAACGCCATCCCTGTGGACGCCGTGCTCACCATGCGCAAGCTGCCCATCACCTAC AGCAACAGGAAGGAGAACAAGGGTGGGTACCTGTGCCACTCGTGTGTGGAGCAGCGCATCGGGCCGCTGGCCTTCCTGACCGCCTCCCCTGAGCAGGTGCGCGCCATGGACCGCACGGTGGAGAACGTCGTGCTGCCCCGGCATGAGGCCCTGCTCTTCCTCGTCTTCTGA